aattatatactggatgtaaacaaataacaataaataaaaactaaaacaggaccagtgtttacattttgcgaCGTGGtctataaatatttacattttaaatgttatatatatacagtatatatattatattattttataaatatttaataatgcaAGATGTATTGAATTTGCCTGAAGGGTGTTTCAGTCCTCAGGAGTCTGTGTGGGTCATTAATTATATACTAGAGGTTTATTACAAAATATGCAATTCTATAACATCTCTGGATGATTAAATGCAATGTTATACAGTATTGATGTGGATGGTTCTTGTTTATgtggtcatttcaaacattttcgaTCAAAGCAGTCCTTGGTCCGAACTGTTTTGACAAACCCCTGACCAAAGTATATCTTTAACTTAAAAAACAATCTGCACAGCAGCTGTAAGAAAGTATCAGTTAACAAAAGGTTAATATAATATAGTGAAGgtgacatatttataatatgattttttgttattaatatgattaatattgttgttttaacatgatattatttaatatgttaGATACATGAATATagtaaagggatacttcaccagaaaaaaaaaattctgtcatcatttactcatcttcgagttgttccagatctgtatacatttctttgttctgatgaacacagagaaaatatttggaagaattttcatttttgggtgaactatctctttaattgGTATAGTTAATATGCAAATTATTGTGTACGGTAAAGCTGGAATCTCTTCTGACAGGTTTGTTTTGTATGAGCAGGTGTTTGGAGCATCTGAAAGCTCGGAATGAACGTCTGAATGCCGCTCTGGTCAGGAGGAAAGGAGAATCGGAGCAGCTGAGTATGAGTCTCAGCCGTCAGGAGGCAGACAGCTCAGCTCTACACATGGCTCTAACCTACTGGTGTGTCACAGTTCATTGATCATAATCAATTTCATAATCAACCGAGGACACTCTCTTTACTTGTCTCAGTCATATGATCCCAGTCCCTGACCTTATAAACCATTGAAATTTCAGTCTCATGCTGGTACACCTTGAGCTTCTCAGACTGGCAtgaagtatgtgtgtgtgtggaatgcTGATAATGGCTCTGTGATTGACAGCGAGGAGTGTGAAGAGGCTTGCGGTGACCTGCTTTCCCTGTACGAGGCCAAACAACAACTGAACTCAGGTGCCGCAACTCTCGGTGACACACTTTCACGCGCACATGTGCACGCGGGCTCGCACACCGAGCGCTTTTCTTGTACAGAAGCATTTAGCCGGCCTCCATCTGACCCCTCAAAGTCACCGGGTAAGAACTCGGATGGAAGCGAATCCTCCTCTTGTGCACCAGAGGTCACCACTGAGCCCACACCAAATAGGTAGGTGCAGCAAAAACATGATACTTCAACCCACTCAGGCACCAGATATTACTGACTTGTGGTCTGATGACTACAAATAGTGCATAATCTGGGCACCTCTTCAACCGGAAATTAGGATGCTGTCCAAACCTTTAATCTTATTCGAAAGGCCTAATTAGATTAATTACAAACACTTAACATGCAATAACCTTCCCAAACCAATCCACTTATTCAGTTCTGATAATAAACCGGACGTCATGTTAGAGCTGAAAagcctctctgtctctctccagcCTGTCAGAGGAAGAGTTTGAAGATAAGACCGGTGTTATTCTGCAGAGGATCTCCAGGCTGAAGCAGGACAGGGCGGCTGTGTGTATCCCACAGCAGGGCAAGGCGGGCGAGGGCAAGATCAGCCCCGACACTGGCACGCTGGCGGGGGTCAGAAGTCGCGCCGGTTCGCTTTCCAAAAGCGCCAAAGAGGAGAAAGCTGCTCTGTCGTATGAGCTAGTGACTGTCAGGGTGGGCGTTCATGACTAAACTACACAATCAGAATCCCTTTTACATTTGTATATGAATATTGTATATACGATAATAAAGCATAACGCTTTAATTCTGTCAATATTGAAGTTTAACCACACAATCTCATATGGCTCAGGAGGAGATGTCAGGGTTACGTGGGAACCTCAGACTCCTAGAGAAAGACAGGAAGTGTTTGGAGTTGACGCTGATGGTCCAGAATGACCAAGAGTCCGCTGAAGCTCTGATGTTGGACAGTCTGAGAGAAGAGCTGGGCGAGAGGAGAGCCACCCAACAGGTGTTTATATCGGTTCTGTAACATCATCGCTTTGCCTTCATGTTACGATAACAAAGCACTTATCAAGGTGTTCAGTGAGAAATCAAATGACATTGTATTAAGTTACATTACAAATGTCATGTTAGAACTCAAATACACGCGAGATAAATTCATGCTTTAGATCTATTTACCGAGGTCAAAATATGAGCAAAAAAAAGTAGActtcctctgtggaacacaaatggaGATGTTAACCAGAATGTTAGTGACTGACAgccccagtccccattcactttcactgTATAGAAAAAAGATCTGTTACATTTTTGTTCCACAGATCATACAGGTTATACTAGAAGGTGAGGACACGATGAAATTTTTTTATCTCTTTTTAGTGAAGCATCCCTTTCAATGTTGACTTGATGTCTGGTTGTCTGAGGTGTTACAGATACATAACTTCTCTAAAATACagttatgcaatataatgtccACTGACAGTGATAACTCAATGTGAGAAAGGTTAAGTAACTTGTCCTCTGTTGTAGAGAATGGTTGAAAACCGAGTAAAACTGAGCAGTGGAGGCGGGATACCAGGCCCTCGCAATCAATCTATATTAAGAGAGATACAAGCAGCACTGCAAAGGTAAGAAAGAAGAACACTGTAAACACATGACTCGTTCATATTTGTTCATTTGTGAAATCTAAACCCATGAATGTCTATCAGGGAGCAGGCGTTGAGGAAGAGGGTGGCAGCTTTACGTGAATCTCTGGACTCAACGCTCACAGACAGCACTAACCAGAGGAGAATCAACAGAGATGAGATCGCACGAATAACTCTACGATACAAGTACACAATCACATGACTGATAACAACAGAATAATAACTATCAACAAATGTCACGTGACTGTTTACGGTTTCATCTTAAGAACATGAACAAATGTTAATGCGCACTTTTGTAACCCgccacttaacttccggtacacattcacaaacaagaGAGATGTGTAGATTATttccgagaagaaccgttacttggctaaatttCTCTccattattttgaatttaggctgcgataccaagctccaCCGCTAGATGTCCCATTCGGTTTGTTTGAATGCGACTAAATACAGCACCAATTcaacaaatttttattttaattatttaataaaatttattttaattatttaataaaatgaacatacaacaaaattcaacaaatcgtttatttaatacaattattaaa
This portion of the Triplophysa rosa linkage group LG20, Trosa_1v2, whole genome shotgun sequence genome encodes:
- the ushbp1 gene encoding harmonin-binding protein USHBP1 isoform X3 is translated as MESLRIPREMQTSETPAQVSECVIQQGLSSSACSLTVVDAAGTSLQPETKKNPKTSEGGSSELWYELQQVIFALETSSGQGRKMLKLQTHNAERIQANHLSAARETWVHATQVLEEMESDLGISYPSALPPDERRQYQRDILSLYKQNRDLSASMKSRQEELKGAERTLSDIEDEKKWLQEKAVNLKQKWLCGVSRSPPLSPSLSSSRTPSPCFSSPSYPGSPLLPRKRSVSTPDSPVPPRTLDSVLQSENDRLQRCLEHLKARNERLNAALVRRKGESEQLSMSLSRQEADSSALHMALTYCEECEEACGDLLSLYEAKQQLNSGAATLGDTLSRAHVHAGSHTERFSCTEAFSRPPSDPSKSPGKNSDGSESSSCAPEVTTEPTPNSLSEEEFEDKTGVILQRISRLKQDRAAVCIPQQGKAGEGKISPDTGTLAGVRSRAGSLSKSAKEEKAALSYELVTVREEMSGLRGNLRLLEKDRKCLELTLMVQNDQESAEALMLDSLREELGERRATQQRMVENRVKLSSGGGIPGPRNQSILREIQAALQREQALRKRVAALRESLDSTLTDSTNQRRINRDEIARITLRYNKILGTYRSSRKKHQEQLWRLQKQIAVMSERHVAQEAELSATLEAMEWRREETVL